A genomic stretch from Chromatiales bacterium includes:
- a CDS encoding elongation factor Tu, protein MSKEKFERTKPHVNVGTIGHVDHGKTTLTAA, encoded by the coding sequence ATGTCTAAAGAAAAATTTGAAAGAACGAAGCCGCATGTAAATGTGGGGACTATAGGTCATGTAGATCACGGCAAGACGACCTTGACGGCGGCG